In Pigmentibacter ruber, a genomic segment contains:
- a CDS encoding methyl-accepting chemotaxis protein: MRNINWTIRKRLLLLSSIMILLIFIIGIIPFQLNNFYNDKINKFSSEIIPAMKNLTLADMMHDGIRSNIYGIIMAAESKKIDRIKELEEEQKEFKEKFLNYLNNLNGLALNKKIHDDLNTILIDAKKYTELSDRIAKNVVDLKHKDSSVLLNQFNDVFKKLEKSISDLTQEVNNFTDLSIQNTNEYGKKALFFLLGILSIFLIFAISLSNISIKKLNSILNNLILALNNQANTILQKANNSQKSSKELSDMTMKQAAAIQETAASMEEMSSMLTQTSKHSNHNLQISEEGQLIAQKGRESISQMLSAMDSIQASNIKLEEISNLIVKIANKTKIINEIVSETRLLSFNASIEAARAGVHGKGFAVVAEEVGKLASMSGSAANEIRELLESSTIEVANVVSDIRDRIATGKNIFKICEASFDSMTEILFKINEGTKIIVSSTTEQETGMKQTTIAMRQIDEVTQRNNAIGIAQASNSQYLAIGIRNINEIISKLRNLIVESKVINKNLVSISHIEMENKNSQNIDGNYYQVNIQNEFDSVPDNEIIMNDNLPSRNDSRWKV, encoded by the coding sequence ATGCGAAATATCAATTGGACAATAAGAAAGAGGCTTTTACTTCTTTCGTCAATTATGATTTTATTAATTTTTATAATAGGGATAATTCCCTTTCAGTTAAATAATTTTTATAATGATAAAATAAACAAATTTTCATCAGAAATTATACCAGCTATGAAAAATCTAACTCTTGCTGATATGATGCATGATGGAATTAGATCAAATATTTACGGAATAATAATGGCAGCAGAATCCAAAAAAATTGATAGAATTAAAGAGCTTGAAGAAGAGCAAAAGGAATTTAAAGAAAAATTTTTAAATTACTTAAATAATTTAAATGGTCTAGCTTTAAATAAAAAAATACATGATGATTTAAATACAATATTAATAGACGCAAAAAAGTATACAGAATTGTCAGATAGAATAGCAAAAAATGTTGTCGATTTAAAACATAAAGATTCTTCTGTATTACTAAATCAATTTAATGATGTATTTAAAAAGCTTGAAAAATCAATATCTGATTTGACTCAAGAAGTAAATAATTTTACTGATTTAAGTATTCAAAATACTAATGAATATGGTAAAAAAGCGCTATTCTTTTTATTAGGAATTTTATCTATTTTTTTAATATTTGCTATTTCTCTTTCAAATATTTCAATTAAAAAATTAAATAGCATTTTAAATAATTTGATTTTAGCGCTCAATAATCAAGCGAATACAATTCTACAAAAAGCAAATAATTCGCAAAAAAGTTCAAAAGAGCTTTCTGATATGACAATGAAACAAGCTGCTGCAATTCAAGAAACAGCTGCGAGTATGGAAGAAATGAGTTCTATGCTAACGCAGACAAGTAAACATTCAAATCATAATTTACAAATATCTGAAGAAGGACAATTAATAGCTCAGAAAGGACGTGAATCTATCTCACAAATGCTTTCTGCAATGGATAGTATCCAAGCATCAAATATTAAGTTGGAAGAGATTTCCAATCTTATTGTCAAAATTGCAAATAAAACCAAAATTATTAATGAAATTGTTTCTGAAACACGTTTGCTATCTTTTAATGCTTCTATTGAAGCTGCACGTGCTGGAGTGCATGGCAAAGGTTTTGCTGTTGTTGCAGAGGAAGTAGGTAAACTAGCTTCTATGAGCGGATCTGCAGCTAATGAAATAAGAGAATTACTTGAATCATCTACTATTGAAGTTGCTAATGTTGTTTCTGATATTCGAGATAGGATTGCAACAGGAAAAAATATTTTTAAGATTTGCGAAGCTTCTTTTGATAGTATGACTGAAATTTTATTTAAAATAAATGAAGGTACAAAAATTATAGTTTCTTCAACAACCGAGCAAGAAACAGGTATGAAGCAAACAACTATTGCTATGAGGCAAATAGATGAAGTGACACAAAGAAACAATGCAATAGGAATAGCGCAAGCTTCAAATAGTCAATATCTAGCAATAGGTATCAGAAATATTAATGAAATTATTTCAAAATTAAGAAATTTAATAGTAGAAAGTAAAGTGATTAATAAAAATTTAGTTTCTATTTCTCACATTGAAATGGAGAATAAAAATAGTCAAAATATTGATGGTAATTATTACCAAGTAAATATCCAAAATGAATTTGATAGTGTGCCAGACAACGAAATAATAATGAATGATAACTTGCCTAGTAGAAACGATTCTAGATGGAAAGTATAA
- a CDS encoding chemotaxis protein CheA, with product MSNCIEPQFIITFLEEANESISLWETTCLNFKDTNEKESINQLFRIAHNLKGSSASVGLNQFSEFVHKVEEVLTSVKNGEIKFEKDILNNFFEIHTIISNWIISIQNDVSYVNQNFQKNIEYIFSIMEKKNNNGLIGFEIFNQTNSSKHETKEDVILKLNNKIENKKLTSEEYLKVNVTKLDNLINYLGEVIIDQNILRQMSSINSIPKEVKNVISQMSKNIQYLQDTAISLRMTSLDQQFQKMNRVVRDLAVKQKKIIKFESFGSEVELDKIIVDKLTDPLTHLIRNAIDHGIETLEEREKKNKSKESKIELRAIQDEGNVKIYLRDDGRGLDDKKILKKAIEKGLIKEKNNLSKDEIHRVIFMPGFSTKEEITDISGRGVGLDVVSNVIADLKGNIDIETEIDKGTTFIISLPSTLSIIKGLIFKSNKQLFVIPESQVLEIIDHKKIKIENRVNSSQIFSLRNEIIPIIKLRNIFNKNISESQDLNEKFGLLVLHLGKKFSFEVEEIISTQSIVLKKLSEELKGIPGILATTVLGNGEPALVLNLAQLVNIWSYDGA from the coding sequence GTGAGCAATTGTATTGAACCTCAATTTATCATAACATTTTTAGAAGAGGCAAATGAAAGCATTTCCTTATGGGAAACGACATGTTTAAATTTTAAGGATACCAATGAGAAAGAATCTATTAATCAACTTTTTAGAATTGCCCATAATTTAAAAGGCTCCTCTGCTTCAGTTGGACTCAATCAATTTTCTGAATTTGTACATAAAGTAGAAGAAGTATTAACCAGTGTAAAAAATGGTGAAATTAAATTTGAAAAAGACATACTTAATAATTTTTTTGAAATACATACAATTATTAGTAATTGGATAATCTCAATTCAGAACGATGTTAGTTATGTTAATCAAAACTTTCAAAAAAATATAGAATATATTTTTTCAATAATGGAGAAAAAAAATAATAATGGATTAATTGGATTTGAAATTTTCAATCAAACGAATTCTTCTAAACATGAAACTAAAGAAGATGTTATCCTAAAGTTAAACAATAAAATTGAAAATAAAAAATTGACTTCAGAAGAATATTTAAAAGTAAATGTCACTAAGTTAGATAATTTAATTAATTATCTAGGAGAAGTTATTATTGACCAAAATATTTTAAGACAAATGTCTTCTATAAATTCAATTCCAAAAGAAGTAAAAAATGTTATTTCTCAAATGAGTAAAAATATACAATATCTCCAGGATACTGCAATTTCATTAAGAATGACTTCACTTGATCAACAATTTCAAAAAATGAATCGAGTAGTTAGAGATCTTGCAGTAAAACAAAAGAAAATAATAAAGTTTGAATCATTTGGTTCTGAAGTAGAATTAGATAAAATTATAGTTGATAAATTAACGGATCCTTTAACTCATTTAATAAGAAACGCGATAGATCATGGGATTGAAACTTTAGAAGAGAGAGAAAAAAAGAATAAATCTAAAGAAAGTAAAATTGAGTTAAGAGCTATTCAAGATGAAGGTAATGTAAAAATTTATTTAAGAGATGATGGAAGAGGTTTGGACGATAAAAAGATACTTAAAAAAGCAATTGAAAAAGGATTGATTAAGGAGAAAAATAATTTATCAAAGGATGAAATACATAGAGTAATATTTATGCCAGGTTTTTCTACAAAAGAAGAGATAACCGATATTTCTGGAAGGGGTGTTGGTTTAGATGTTGTAAGTAATGTTATAGCAGACTTAAAGGGAAATATAGATATTGAAACTGAGATTGATAAAGGAACTACATTTATTATTTCTTTACCTTCAACACTTTCTATAATTAAAGGATTAATATTCAAGTCTAATAAACAACTTTTTGTCATTCCTGAATCCCAAGTATTAGAAATTATAGATCATAAAAAGATAAAAATAGAAAATAGAGTTAATAGTAGTCAGATTTTTTCATTAAGAAATGAAATTATACCAATCATAAAGCTAAGAAATATTTTTAATAAAAATATTTCTGAAAGTCAGGATTTAAATGAAAAATTCGGATTGCTAGTTTTGCATTTGGGAAAAAAATTTTCATTTGAAGTAGAAGAAATAATTTCAACTCAATCCATTGTGCTAAAAAAATTGTCAGAAGAACTAAAGGGAATACCAGGGATATTGGCAACAACGGTATTAGGAAATGGTGAACCAGCTTTGGTCTTAAATTTAGCTCAATTAGTAAATATTTGGAGTTATGATGGAGCATAA
- a CDS encoding chemotaxis protein CheW, with protein sequence MEHNEEENKFLIFKVINEEYACNILQIKEVIKCKNIKPIPFMVPYFKGILNLRGKIISIIDFRIKLLPNSNNTENEGIILVVENELITIGVIVDDLISVTSIIENEIQKNKDMKYSIDTKFILGNYIYKDKLVTVLDLISSINEEDLKIIKENDNLKLSMNM encoded by the coding sequence ATGGAGCATAATGAAGAAGAAAATAAATTTCTAATATTTAAAGTAATTAATGAAGAATACGCATGTAATATATTACAAATTAAAGAAGTAATTAAGTGCAAAAATATAAAGCCAATACCATTTATGGTTCCATATTTTAAAGGAATTTTAAATTTAAGGGGAAAGATTATTAGTATTATAGACTTTAGGATTAAATTATTGCCTAATTCAAATAATACTGAGAATGAGGGAATTATATTAGTTGTTGAAAATGAATTAATAACAATTGGTGTGATTGTTGATGACTTAATTTCTGTTACTTCTATCATTGAAAATGAAATTCAAAAAAATAAAGATATGAAGTATTCAATTGATACAAAATTTATTCTTGGTAATTACATTTACAAAGATAAATTAGTTACGGTATTAGATTTAATTTCTTCAATTAATGAAGAAGATTTAAAGATAATAAAAGAAAATGACAATTTAAAATTATCTATGAATATGTGA